The following coding sequences are from one Bacteroidota bacterium window:
- a CDS encoding alpha/beta hydrolase, which yields MATSKFIEFKNTPIRYTSSGKGRAVVLLHGFLESSAMWTDVVKKLARTNRVITIDLLGHGETPSIGYVHTMELIAASVKHVLDKLKLRKYVLIGHSMGGYVALAFAELHSNNLAGIGLFHSTGQPDTEEKKKNRDRAIAAVKANHIHFIDAFFANLFAPENVDRLAIEISKMSKEAQNMSKQSIVNALEGMKIRKSREHVLKNSTLPILFILGKQDSRIDYEEGLKEVRKLKNTTLLSLENAGHMGFLEAKEECISAIKKFVSKCYKA from the coding sequence ATGGCCACCTCCAAATTTATTGAATTTAAAAACACTCCAATTAGATATACCAGCTCTGGAAAAGGCAGAGCTGTTGTATTGCTGCATGGTTTTTTAGAGTCGAGCGCTATGTGGACTGATGTTGTAAAAAAACTAGCAAGAACAAACAGAGTAATTACAATTGATTTGTTGGGGCATGGCGAAACTCCTTCTATTGGCTATGTGCACACTATGGAATTAATAGCCGCAAGCGTAAAACATGTGCTTGACAAATTAAAGCTACGCAAATATGTATTAATTGGTCATTCTATGGGAGGCTATGTAGCGCTTGCATTTGCAGAGTTGCACTCAAATAACTTAGCCGGAATTGGACTGTTTCATTCTACCGGGCAACCGGACACAGAAGAAAAAAAGAAAAATAGAGATAGGGCAATTGCTGCGGTAAAAGCCAATCACATTCATTTTATAGATGCTTTTTTTGCAAATTTATTTGCACCGGAAAATGTCGATAGACTAGCAATAGAAATAAGCAAAATGTCAAAAGAAGCTCAAAACATGAGCAAACAATCCATCGTAAATGCGTTGGAGGGAATGAAAATTAGAAAATCAAGAGAGCATGTTTTAAAAAACAGCACACTCCCTATTTTATTTATACTTGGCAAACAAGACTCACGCATTGATTACGAAGAAGGTTTAAAAGAAGTTAGGAAATTAAAAAACACAACTCTTCTTTCTTTAGAAAATGCAGGACACATGGGCTTTTTAGAAGCGAAAGAAGAATGTATTTCAGCAATTAAAAAATTTGTAAGTAAGTGTTATAAAGCTTAG
- a CDS encoding aminopeptidase P family protein, which translates to MKYKQINSKLFIENRIRFSKHIKPNGLAVFNSNDIMPTNADGTMKFVQNTDLFWLSGIDQEETILLIFPGAKTAEQKEILFIKETNEEIAIWEGAKLTKEQAKSVSGIQTIYWLSDFQRIFHQLMCECERVYLNTNEHKRLSNLVENSDMRFIKWCQSAYPLHKYHRSAPIMHLLRAIKSDIEIDLIRKACQITEKGFRRVLQFVKPGVWENEIEAEFAHEFIRNRSSRFAYSPIIASGFNSCVLHYIENNKQCKDGDMLLLDVAAEYANYNSDLTRAIPVSGKYTKRQKDVYNSVLRVMRAATKMLVPGNSFTEYNKAVGKLMEEELIKLGLLKLADVKKQNPKNPLYKKYFMHGTSHFLGLDVHDVGDMHRKFEAGMVFTCEPGIYIREESIGIRIENNILITKKTPEDLMKTIPIEIEEIETLMNE; encoded by the coding sequence ATGAAATACAAACAAATAAACTCGAAATTATTTATTGAAAACAGAATACGTTTTTCAAAACATATTAAGCCAAATGGATTGGCGGTTTTCAACAGCAACGATATTATGCCTACCAATGCAGATGGCACCATGAAATTTGTGCAAAACACAGATTTATTTTGGCTTAGTGGTATAGATCAAGAAGAAACAATTCTCTTAATTTTTCCTGGGGCAAAAACAGCTGAACAAAAAGAAATTTTATTTATAAAAGAAACAAACGAGGAGATTGCTATTTGGGAAGGTGCTAAGCTTACCAAAGAACAAGCAAAATCGGTATCGGGAATACAAACCATTTATTGGCTGTCGGATTTTCAAAGAATATTTCATCAATTGATGTGTGAATGCGAACGTGTTTACCTAAATACAAACGAACACAAACGCTTGTCTAATTTGGTGGAGAATAGCGACATGCGGTTTATTAAATGGTGCCAATCTGCTTATCCATTGCATAAATACCATCGCTCTGCTCCTATCATGCATCTATTGCGTGCAATAAAATCAGATATCGAAATTGATTTGATTAGAAAAGCATGCCAAATAACAGAAAAAGGATTTAGAAGAGTGCTGCAATTTGTAAAGCCCGGTGTTTGGGAAAATGAAATTGAAGCAGAATTTGCACATGAATTTATTCGCAATCGCTCATCCAGATTTGCGTATAGTCCAATCATTGCATCGGGTTTTAATTCGTGCGTATTGCACTACATTGAAAATAATAAGCAATGTAAAGATGGCGATATGCTTTTGTTAGATGTTGCGGCAGAATATGCAAACTACAACTCTGACTTAACACGCGCTATTCCGGTAAGCGGAAAATATACAAAGAGACAAAAAGATGTTTACAACTCGGTTTTAAGAGTAATGAGAGCAGCTACTAAAATGCTTGTTCCCGGCAACTCGTTTACCGAATATAATAAAGCAGTTGGAAAATTAATGGAGGAAGAACTAATTAAACTAGGTCTTTTAAAATTGGCTGATGTAAAAAAACAAAATCCCAAAAATCCGCTATACAAAAAATATTTTATGCATGGCACGTCTCACTTTTTAGGATTGGATGTGCATGATGTAGGCGATATGCACCGTAAATTTGAAGCAGGAATGGTATTTACCTGCGAGCCCGGAATTTATATTCGAGAAGAGTCGATTGGAATTAGAATTGAAAACAATATTTTAATTACTAAAAAAACTCCGGAAGATTTAATGAAAACAATTCCAATTGAAATAGAAGAAATTGAAACATTGATGAATGAGTAA
- a CDS encoding 50S ribosomal protein L25 has protein sequence MKTLTISGSPRVSEGTKGAQGLRAKGHVPCVIYGGKEQVLFSAEERQFTKLVYTPEVHLVKLDVGGRQFEAIMGEIQFHKVNDKILHIDFVEVIPGKDVVMDIPVKLEGAAAGVKAGGKLIKKQRTVKVKGPVNKIPDNITLNVEPLNIGSAIKIGDVKIDGLQLLDKPQNTIVSVQITRNVVEEPKAAAATPAAGAAAAATPAAGAAAAKAGAPAAAAKKPDAKK, from the coding sequence ATGAAAACACTAACAATTAGCGGTTCACCAAGAGTGAGCGAAGGAACAAAAGGCGCACAAGGTTTGAGGGCGAAAGGACATGTGCCATGTGTTATTTATGGCGGAAAAGAGCAGGTTTTATTTTCTGCTGAAGAACGTCAATTTACCAAATTGGTTTACACACCGGAAGTACATTTAGTAAAACTAGATGTAGGTGGTCGTCAGTTTGAAGCAATTATGGGAGAAATTCAATTCCATAAGGTAAATGATAAAATTTTACACATTGATTTCGTTGAAGTAATTCCCGGGAAAGATGTAGTAATGGACATCCCTGTTAAATTAGAAGGCGCTGCTGCAGGTGTAAAAGCTGGTGGTAAGCTTATCAAAAAACAAAGAACAGTAAAAGTAAAAGGTCCGGTAAATAAAATTCCAGACAACATTACACTTAACGTAGAGCCTCTAAATATTGGCAGCGCTATAAAAATTGGTGATGTAAAAATAGATGGATTACAACTTTTAGATAAACCTCAAAATACAATTGTATCTGTACAAATTACAAGAAACGTGGTTGAGGAACCTAAAGCAGCAGCAGCAACTCCGGCAGCGGGTGCAGCAGCAGCAGCAACTCCGGCAGCGGGTGCAGCAGCAGCTAAGGCAGGTGCTCCAGCAGCAGCAGCAAAAAAGCCTGATGCAAAAAAATAG
- a CDS encoding ribose-phosphate pyrophosphokinase — MKVDAPVKIFSGNVSKKLAEQIAVKYGQHLGKISFMQFSDGEFQTSYEETVRGSVIFIIQSTTPPSDNLMEMLLMVDAARRASAKQIVAVLPYFGFARQDRKDQPRVAIGAKLVANLLSAAGVTRIITMDLHADQIQGFFDVPVDHLYASSIFIPYIRSLNLKNLTIAAPDVGGSKRANSYSKHLNCDMVICYKQRAKANVVGSMTVIGDVEGKDIVLIDDLVDTGGTLAKAANMMMERGANSVRAICTHGVLSGDAYENIEKSALQELIITDTIPLKKESKKIKVLSVADLFADVFHSVIEFKSISEHFISS, encoded by the coding sequence ATTAAAGTGGACGCACCGGTAAAAATATTTTCAGGAAATGTATCAAAGAAATTAGCCGAACAAATTGCGGTTAAATATGGCCAACATTTAGGCAAAATTTCGTTCATGCAATTTAGTGATGGCGAGTTTCAAACTTCGTACGAAGAAACTGTGCGGGGGTCTGTTATATTTATTATTCAATCGACCACACCTCCATCCGACAATTTGATGGAAATGCTTTTGATGGTAGATGCGGCACGCAGAGCATCGGCCAAGCAAATTGTAGCAGTACTTCCGTATTTTGGGTTTGCACGACAAGACAGAAAAGACCAGCCACGTGTGGCAATTGGGGCTAAGTTAGTTGCCAATTTATTATCTGCTGCCGGAGTTACACGCATTATAACCATGGATTTGCATGCCGATCAAATTCAAGGATTTTTCGATGTTCCGGTTGATCATCTATATGCTTCTTCTATTTTTATTCCTTATATACGTAGTTTGAATTTAAAGAATTTGACAATTGCTGCACCGGATGTAGGCGGCTCTAAAAGGGCAAACTCTTATTCAAAGCACTTGAATTGCGACATGGTAATTTGCTACAAACAAAGAGCCAAGGCCAATGTAGTTGGCAGCATGACGGTAATTGGTGATGTAGAAGGAAAAGACATTGTTTTAATTGACGATTTAGTAGACACAGGAGGAACGCTAGCAAAAGCCGCTAACATGATGATGGAGCGTGGAGCAAACAGTGTTAGAGCTATTTGTACGCATGGAGTATTATCCGGAGATGCATATGAAAATATTGAAAAATCTGCATTGCAAGAGTTGATAATTACAGATACCATTCCATTAAAAAAAGAAAGCAAAAAAATTAAAGTACTTTCTGTTGCCGATTTATTTGCAGATGTATTTCACAGTGTAATTGAATTTAAATCAATTAGTGAGCATTTTATAAGTTCTTAA
- the gmk gene encoding guanylate kinase codes for MMDGKAIIFSAPSGAGKTTIVHYLLAKISSLEFSVSACSRPKRASEIEAVDYYFMSVADFKKKIKNDEFIEWEEVYTNNFYGTLKSEINRIWSLGKHVIFDVDVMGGLNLKKQFGDKALAVFVMPPSIQSLEERLKKRETENEESIARRIAKAEKELLTAPQFDIIIHNDKLENAFAESEKAVQAFLNT; via the coding sequence ATAATGGATGGCAAGGCTATCATATTTTCGGCACCTTCTGGTGCAGGTAAAACTACCATAGTGCATTACCTATTGGCAAAAATTTCAAGTTTGGAATTTTCCGTTTCGGCATGCAGTAGGCCTAAGCGTGCAAGTGAGATTGAGGCCGTTGATTATTATTTTATGAGCGTAGCCGATTTCAAGAAAAAAATAAAAAACGATGAATTTATTGAGTGGGAAGAGGTTTATACCAACAATTTTTATGGCACGTTAAAGTCTGAAATAAATAGAATTTGGAGTTTAGGGAAGCACGTTATTTTTGATGTAGATGTGATGGGAGGGTTAAACCTGAAAAAACAATTTGGCGATAAGGCTTTAGCTGTATTTGTAATGCCTCCATCCATACAAAGCCTTGAAGAGCGCTTAAAAAAGAGAGAAACAGAAAACGAAGAAAGTATTGCACGAAGAATTGCCAAAGCCGAAAAAGAATTGCTTACTGCGCCTCAATTTGATATAATTATTCACAACGATAAACTCGAAAATGCCTTCGCGGAATCAGAAAAAGCGGTGCAAGCATTTTTAAATACTTGA
- a CDS encoding SPOR domain-containing protein — protein sequence MLRIDQHINSLLYFHDCVIVPGFGGFVANYAPATIHATQHYFTPPSKKIVFNINLNNNDGLLANEIAVKQGIVFSEAGKIIENCVQYYLRELALGNKIVIENVGTLFYDVEKNLQFEPSKEINHLTAAFGLSPVQSAAIRRDGHVHRIEKQFKDRIPSVSELPKRKLNIRKYVGLAILIPAVVSLIWVPYKTEMFKNINYSSLNPFANKELSLYTQRISDLSDKLTTLTTTDNNSVNSATVENSLLKLSDGVSIPVKLEQKPVVADTQIAEADTTKVVVNTISSVSGNYHVIAGCFKVLENAQKFVSQLSSKNLDAKIIGQNADGLHMVSIGDFSSKENAFAQISSARQLNQDVWLWEN from the coding sequence ATGCTTCGAATCGATCAACACATAAATTCATTACTTTATTTTCACGATTGCGTAATAGTACCCGGATTTGGCGGCTTTGTTGCCAATTATGCGCCTGCTACTATTCATGCTACACAGCATTATTTTACCCCTCCATCAAAAAAAATTGTTTTTAATATTAATTTAAATAACAATGATGGTCTGTTAGCGAATGAAATTGCAGTAAAACAAGGCATTGTGTTTTCGGAAGCGGGTAAAATAATAGAAAATTGTGTTCAGTATTATTTGCGAGAGCTTGCACTTGGAAATAAAATTGTAATTGAAAATGTAGGCACACTTTTTTATGATGTCGAAAAGAATCTTCAATTTGAACCTAGCAAAGAAATTAATCATTTAACTGCTGCGTTTGGTTTAAGTCCTGTTCAGTCGGCTGCTATTAGACGTGATGGGCATGTGCATAGAATAGAAAAACAGTTTAAAGATAGAATTCCTTCTGTTTCTGAGTTGCCAAAACGAAAGTTGAATATCAGAAAATATGTAGGCTTGGCAATTTTGATTCCCGCGGTTGTGTCGTTAATTTGGGTTCCTTACAAAACCGAAATGTTTAAGAACATTAATTACTCATCGCTTAATCCGTTTGCAAATAAAGAGCTAAGTCTATACACACAGCGTATTAGTGATTTGAGCGATAAATTAACTACTTTAACTACTACCGATAATAATTCCGTTAATTCTGCCACTGTTGAAAATTCGTTGTTAAAACTTTCGGATGGCGTTTCTATTCCTGTAAAATTAGAACAGAAGCCTGTTGTAGCGGATACACAAATTGCCGAAGCGGATACCACAAAGGTAGTTGTAAATACTATTTCCTCTGTTTCCGGTAATTACCATGTAATTGCAGGTTGCTTTAAAGTGCTTGAAAATGCTCAAAAGTTTGTATCTCAATTAAGTTCAAAAAACTTGGATGCAAAAATAATTGGTCAAAATGCAGATGGATTGCACATGGTAAGTATAGGCGATTTTTCTTCTAAAGAAAATGCATTCGCTCAAATATCCTCTGCACGCCAGTTAAATCAAGATGTTTGGCTTTGGGAGAATTAG
- a CDS encoding DUF3109 family protein: MLAIQKTLVSEDIIEKKFVCDLAACKGACCVEGDSGAPMEEEEIKIVEDVYEFAKPYMTREGIKTIEKEGFCVIDEDGDFTIPLVPGKKKYCSFTHFTKDGYAQCSIEKAYLEGKIKFKKPISCHLYPIRITKYKDYDAVNYHTWNVCKPACKCGEKLQVPVYKFLKEPIVRKYGEGWYNELDNTAKLWNPKQAKSK; this comes from the coding sequence ATGTTAGCCATACAAAAAACTCTTGTTTCGGAAGATATTATTGAAAAAAAGTTTGTCTGCGATTTAGCTGCATGCAAAGGAGCTTGTTGCGTAGAAGGAGATTCCGGTGCACCCATGGAAGAGGAGGAAATAAAAATTGTGGAAGATGTATATGAGTTCGCAAAACCATACATGACACGCGAAGGCATTAAAACAATCGAAAAAGAAGGCTTTTGTGTGATTGACGAAGACGGAGATTTTACAATTCCTTTAGTTCCGGGCAAAAAAAAATACTGTTCATTTACACATTTTACCAAAGATGGATATGCACAATGCAGTATAGAGAAAGCCTATTTAGAAGGTAAAATTAAATTTAAAAAACCCATCTCGTGTCATTTGTATCCAATTAGAATTACAAAGTATAAAGACTACGATGCTGTAAATTACCACACCTGGAATGTGTGTAAGCCAGCCTGTAAATGCGGAGAAAAATTACAAGTGCCCGTATATAAATTCCTTAAAGAGCCCATTGTACGTAAGTATGGAGAAGGTTGGTATAATGAATTAGATAATACAGCAAAACTTTGGAATCCTAAACAAGCTAAAAGCAAATAA
- a CDS encoding gliding motility-associated C-terminal domain-containing protein, which translates to MFFDFSLKAQRETNMWYFGAKAALDFNSGTPVALMNSTMTTSEGCASIADANGNLLFYTNGVFVYDRTHQQMPNGAGLLGDASSTQSSAIVLKPGSSTLYYIFTTTASGGPDGLKYSEVDMTLNGGNGDITTTKNISMYAPTAEKLIAVKHCNNTDYWVVTHEWNSNIFRSYLVTAAGVSTTPVLSSVGSSHSGVTDHTLGQLKISTDGSRLACAVYEFGGGFVEVFNFDNSTGIASTPLTITNTSDCYGLEFSPDGRLLYVVESNIDVLQYNLCAGNNAAIMASKTILYSSSTMDGQMQLASNGKLYVAEMINTSIHEISNPNIVGVGCGFVANAVSLAPKKSRWGLPNFSPHYFIPPTPTYSYTANCAAYSFSLQPNSASTGACAAANYSVQSVSWNFDDVGSGSNNTSSGLTTTHTFSAAGTHSVVAIIYYKCYSDTLSQLINVTFCAPTILIQPVTTCPQACALITPTVSGGTPPYQYSWNTGLTTSSASICTLTTSVCSVTVTDALLSSAVATTTVYVDTNSVILTPKASTCFSCDDGSIDALCVNCTLPVTYNWSTNDTTNPLSNLAPGIYSVTVTDANGCVTIAQEEVTGDNLFFISNSFTPNNDGLNDSFQPSFLGLPPNNYVFRVFSRWGELFFETNDYTQGWDGKWNNVLVQEDTYIWQIKYTNTNSEEEKYTGNINVIR; encoded by the coding sequence ATGTTTTTCGATTTTTCGCTGAAAGCTCAACGAGAGACAAACATGTGGTACTTTGGAGCAAAAGCCGCACTAGACTTTAATTCTGGCACTCCGGTTGCATTGATGAATAGCACCATGACCACTAGCGAGGGATGTGCAAGTATTGCAGATGCAAACGGGAATTTACTTTTTTATACAAATGGGGTATTTGTGTACGACAGAACCCACCAACAAATGCCAAACGGGGCAGGATTATTGGGAGATGCCTCCTCCACCCAATCAAGCGCAATAGTGCTTAAACCTGGCAGCAGTACATTGTATTATATTTTTACAACTACCGCTAGCGGAGGGCCGGACGGCCTTAAATACTCTGAGGTAGATATGACCCTTAATGGTGGTAATGGAGATATAACCACTACAAAAAACATATCTATGTATGCTCCCACAGCAGAAAAATTAATTGCAGTAAAACACTGCAACAATACTGATTATTGGGTGGTTACGCACGAATGGAATAGCAATATTTTCAGGTCTTATTTAGTTACAGCAGCGGGTGTTTCAACTACACCTGTTTTAAGCAGTGTGGGCTCCAGCCACAGCGGTGTAACAGACCACACTTTAGGGCAACTAAAAATTAGCACAGACGGTTCTAGATTAGCATGTGCTGTATATGAATTTGGAGGAGGATTTGTAGAGGTTTTTAATTTCGACAACTCAACGGGAATAGCCTCAACACCCCTTACCATAACCAATACAAGTGATTGCTACGGACTAGAGTTTTCTCCTGATGGTCGTTTATTATATGTAGTAGAGTCGAATATAGATGTACTACAATATAATTTATGTGCGGGGAATAACGCAGCTATTATGGCATCTAAAACAATTTTGTACTCTTCTTCCACTATGGATGGTCAGATGCAATTAGCCAGCAATGGCAAGCTTTATGTGGCGGAAATGATAAATACTTCTATTCATGAAATAAGCAATCCCAATATAGTTGGTGTGGGGTGCGGCTTTGTAGCCAATGCAGTTTCACTAGCTCCAAAAAAATCGAGATGGGGGCTCCCTAATTTTAGTCCGCATTATTTTATACCTCCAACACCCACCTATAGCTATACAGCAAATTGCGCAGCCTATTCATTCTCTTTACAACCCAACTCAGCAAGCACAGGAGCATGTGCTGCAGCTAATTATTCCGTTCAATCGGTTTCATGGAATTTTGATGATGTGGGATCAGGTAGCAATAATACATCCTCCGGATTAACTACTACACATACATTTTCAGCAGCGGGAACCCACTCTGTTGTAGCTATTATTTATTACAAATGTTATTCTGACACATTATCACAATTGATAAATGTTACATTCTGCGCCCCAACTATTTTGATACAACCTGTAACCACATGCCCGCAAGCATGTGCACTTATAACACCAACAGTAAGCGGAGGAACACCACCCTATCAATATAGCTGGAACACAGGATTAACAACAAGCAGTGCAAGCATTTGTACACTTACTACAAGCGTATGCAGCGTAACGGTTACAGATGCATTATTATCAAGCGCTGTAGCAACCACCACAGTTTATGTCGATACCAATTCAGTTATCCTAACGCCTAAAGCTAGTACCTGTTTTTCCTGTGACGATGGTTCTATTGATGCGCTTTGTGTCAATTGCACATTGCCGGTAACCTATAATTGGAGTACCAATGACACAACAAATCCGCTATCAAACTTAGCTCCGGGTATTTATTCGGTAACAGTTACCGATGCCAATGGTTGCGTAACAATAGCGCAAGAGGAAGTTACAGGAGATAATCTGTTTTTTATATCTAATTCTTTTACCCCTAATAACGATGGATTAAACGATAGCTTTCAACCTAGCTTTTTGGGACTTCCCCCTAACAACTATGTATTTAGAGTTTTTAGTCGGTGGGGAGAGTTGTTTTTTGAAACCAATGATTATACGCAAGGTTGGGATGGAAAATGGAATAACGTGCTTGTACAAGAAGACACGTATATCTGGCAAATTAAATATACCAACACAAACTCCGAAGAAGAAAAGTACACGGGAAACATAAATGTTATTAGATAA
- a CDS encoding ribonucleotide-diphosphate reductase subunit beta, whose translation MQNTEPILQENKDRFVLFPIKHKEMWDMYKKAEASFWTAEEIDLSPDQQDWENKLNADEKHFIKHVLAFFAASDGIVNENLAVNFMREVQYPEARCFYGYQIMIENIHSETYSLLIDTYIKDPKEKDGLFHALDTVPCVSKKAEWAMKWIGSGSFAERLVAFAAVEGIFFSGSFCSIFWLKKRGLMPGLSFSNELISRDEGLHCDFACLLYSQLTNKLPKEKVTEVITNAVDIEKEFVTDALPVRLIGMNADMMRQYIEFVADRLLVALGCDKVYNATNPFDFMELISLQGKTNFFEKRVAEYQKAGVMGTSKENNVFSLDEDF comes from the coding sequence ATGCAAAACACAGAACCAATTTTACAAGAAAACAAAGACAGATTTGTACTATTCCCAATTAAGCACAAAGAGATGTGGGATATGTACAAAAAGGCAGAAGCCAGCTTTTGGACTGCAGAGGAGATTGACCTTTCGCCAGACCAACAAGATTGGGAGAATAAATTAAATGCCGATGAAAAACATTTTATAAAACACGTATTGGCATTTTTTGCTGCCAGCGATGGAATTGTTAACGAAAACCTAGCTGTTAACTTCATGCGCGAAGTGCAGTATCCGGAAGCTCGCTGCTTTTACGGATACCAAATAATGATTGAAAATATTCACTCTGAAACGTATTCGCTTTTAATAGACACTTACATAAAAGATCCAAAAGAAAAAGATGGATTGTTCCATGCCTTAGATACAGTTCCGTGTGTAAGCAAAAAGGCTGAATGGGCAATGAAATGGATAGGAAGCGGCTCGTTTGCTGAAAGATTAGTTGCATTTGCGGCTGTCGAAGGAATTTTCTTTTCAGGAAGCTTTTGCTCTATTTTTTGGTTGAAGAAAAGAGGATTAATGCCGGGATTGAGTTTCTCTAACGAATTAATATCTCGTGACGAGGGCTTGCATTGCGACTTTGCGTGCTTGTTGTATTCGCAATTGACAAATAAATTGCCTAAAGAAAAAGTAACTGAAGTTATTACAAACGCTGTTGATATTGAAAAAGAATTTGTTACAGATGCACTACCGGTGCGACTGATAGGGATGAATGCAGATATGATGCGCCAATATATTGAGTTTGTTGCAGACAGACTTTTGGTGGCACTTGGTTGCGACAAGGTTTACAATGCAACCAATCCATTCGACTTTATGGAATTAATTTCTTTACAAGGGAAAACCAATTTCTTTGAAAAACGTGTAGCCGAATACCAAAAGGCCGGTGTGATGGGTACTAGCAAAGAAAACAACGTTTTTAGTCTAGACGAGGATTTTTAA